AAGCATTACCTCAAGCTGAGGTGGCTTTCAACTATCTGGGTCAGTTTGACCAGAGTTTGTCCTCATCCTCTCTATTTCAGTTCGCACCAGAATCAAGTGGTCGCGTCTACAGTCCACAGGAAACCCTGCCATACCTTTTAGAAATTAATGGACTGGTGAGTGCAGGTCAATTGCGCTTGGAATGGAGTTTTAGTCAAGAGATATATCAAAGTGCAACAGTGGAAAAATTGGCTGTTGGTTATATAGATGCATTGCGATCGCTAATTACTCACTGTCAATCTCCCGATGCAGGTGGCTTTACTCCTTCCGATTGTGCTGAATTTCAGCAAAGTCAATGGAATCAAGCCGATCTGGATGCAATTACCGCAGTCATTAGAGGAATGTGATATGGGCATGAAAAATATTGCAGATTTTTATCCCCTCTCGCCCATGCAACAGGGCATCCTCTTCCACTGTCTAGCAGATCCCAAATCAGGAGTATATTTTGACCAATTTAGCTGCACCATAGAAGGCAATCTCAAGATTGCAGCCTTCAATCGTGCTTGGCAGCAGGTCGTAAATCGACACCCAATTTTGCGCACCTGTTTCCTGTGGGAAGGCTTAAAAGAACCTGTGCAAGTCGTGCATCGTCAAGTAACACTACCTTTTGTGCATCACGACTGGCGGCATGTGTCTTCAGTTGCACAGCAGGGACAAATTGAGGCTTTTTTGTCAAGCGATCGCTGCCAAGGCTTTAATCTGACAATTGCACCTCTGATGCGTTTGGTGCTGATTCAACATACCGACCATTCTTATCATTTTATTTGGAGCAGCCATCACCTGCTGTTAGATGGTTGGTCTGTTCCTTTAATTTTCCAAGAAGTTCTGGCCTTTTACAAAACTTTCAGTCAAGGTCAAACTCTCTCCCTCCCATCTCCACGTCCTTACCGGGATTACATCGTCTGGTTACAGCAGCAAAATCTTTTCGAGGCTGAAACATTTTGGCGACAGACCCTCAAAGGTTTTACTGCTCCTACAAAGATATGGGAAAACCAAAATAATCAGCAAACATCTACTGGTAACCACAAAGAACAACAACTGCGGCTACCAGCATCAACAACAGCCGCCCTCCAATCACTAGCACAACAACACCAGCTAACACTTAACACTCTTGTGCAGGGAGCTTGGGCTTTACTCCTGAACCGCTATAGTGGGGAAGTAGACGTATTATTTGGGGTAACAGTCTCAGGTCGTCCGGCGGCGCTGCCCAAAGCCGAATCAATGGTGGGGTTATTTATCAACACACTGCCATTCCGAGTCAAAGTTGATCCCGAAGCTTTCCTCTTACCTTGGCTAAAGCAGGTTCAAGTTCAACAAGTTGAGACACGGCAGTACGAATATAGTCCACTCGTAGAAATTCAGGGTTGGAGTGAAATTAACAGAGGTCTGCCTCTGTTTGAGAGTATTCTCGTTTTTGAGAACTACCCCGTAGATATTTCCTTATCAGAACCAGGTTTAGACCTAGCAATTAAGAATTTTCGTAGCATTGAACAGACTAACTATCCCCTAACGCTAAGTGTGATCCCGGGTAGAGAGCTGTTGCTTACCATTGCCTACAATGAAGGTGAGCGCTTTGCTGCTGCCACTATCGAGCGTATGCTAGGACATCTGGCAACTTTGCTCAATGCAATGATTGCCAATCCCCAACAGCGTCTGAAAGAAGTATCACTTTTAACAGCAGCTGAAAAACATCAGCTACTGGTGGAGTTGAATAACACTAAGAGTGACTATCCCCAAGACCTATGCATCCATCAGTTGTTTGAAGCCCAGGTGGAACGTACACCTGATGCTGTAGCCGTAGTTTTTGCAGACCAGCAATTAACTTATCGGGAACTCAACTGCCGTGCCAACCAACTGGCCCATGAATTGCAAAAGTTGGGAGTGGGGCCAGAGGTATTAGTGGGGGTTTGTGTTGAGCGATCGCTCTTAATGGTAATTGCTATTCTGGCAATTCTCAAAGCAGGCGGGGCATATATCCCCCTAGATCCATCCTATCCACCACAAAGGTTAGCTTTGATGTTGGAAGATGCCCAGCCTTTGGTACTGCTGACCCAGGCACAGCTAGTTGCCGAACTCCCACCACACACAGCTAAAGTTATACTTATTGATACTAATTATTTCAGTAATATTCCTGTTAAATCACAACAAACTCAGAACAATCCCATCAGTGGGACTAAACCAGAAAACCTAGCCTACGTAATTTATACATCAGGTTCTACAGGTCGAGCAAAAGGTGTGGCAATTCAGCACAGCAGCCTCGTCAATGCTTATTTTGCTTGGGAAGAAACTTACCACCTACGCACAGATGTAACCTGTCACCTGCAAATGGCAAGTTTCTCCTTTGATGTTTTTTCTGGAGATTTAATTCGTGCTGTTTGTTCGGGTGGCAAACTGGTTTTATGTCCCCGCGACCTACTACTGTCTCCCCAAGACCTATACAACCTGATGATCGAAGAAAAAGTTGACTGTGCCGAATTTGTACCAGCAGTTTTGCGAAACTTGATGCAGTACTTGGAGGAGAGTCAACAGCAACTTGACTTTATGCGGTTGCTGATTTGTGGTTCTGATGTTTGGTACACAAAAGAATATCAAAAATTTCAGAACTTTTGCGGTTCCCACACCCGCTTAATTAACTCTTTCGGTTTGACCGAAGCCACAATTGACAGTTCCTGGTTTGAAACCACAACTCAGGAGTTAGTTAATGATCAATTAGTATCAATAGGACACCCATTTGCTAACACCGAGTTGTATATTTTCGACTCTAACTTGCAGCCAGTACCGATTGGAGTTCCTGGAGAACTATACATCGGTGGTGCTAGCCTAGCTAGAGGTTATTTGCATCGTCCTGATTTGAATTGTGAAAAATTCATTCCCCATCCCTACAGCAACGAATCGGGAGTGCGTTTATACAAGACTGGAGACTTAGCTCGTTATTTGCCTAGTGGAGATATAGAGTACATAGGTCGCATTGATCACCAGGTAAAAATTCGGGGTTTCCGCATTGAACTGGGAGAAATTGAAGCAGTCATCAGCCAACACCCAGCCATATCTGCGAGTGTGGTTACTGTTCGGGAGGATGACACTGCAAATAAAACTTTAGTAGCATATATAACTCTCCACCCAGACCAGACACTGACAATTGCCGAACTGCGCCGCTTTTTGGAGGCAAAACTACCAAACTACATGCTGCCAACAGCTTTTGTCATCCTAGAAGCGCTACCTTTGACGCCCAATGGCAAGATAGACCGCCGGGCGCTACCAACACCAGACCCTACACAACTAATATCTGAGTCTAATATAGTAGCTCCTTCCACACCAGTTGAAGAAATGCTCGCTGGAATCTGGGCAGAAGTGCTTGGCATTAAAAAAGTAAGCATTCACGACAACTTCTTTGAGTTGGGGGGACATTCCCTGCTGGCTACTCGTGTTATTTCGCAACTGCGGCAAGTATTTAAAGTGGAACTACCCTTGCGTTGCTTGTTTAACCAGCCAACAGTCGCGGGGCTAGCCAAGGAAATCGAAAAAGCTACCAAAGCAGACTTAGGATTAGAAATACCGCCTATTAAGCCTATTTCCCGGACAGCAGATTTACCCCTGTCCTTTGCCCAACAACGACTCTGGTTCCTGGCTCAGTTAGAGCCAGATAGTCCTTTTTACAACATTATCGACGCCGTACATTTACAGGGGCAGTTAAATCTAGCAGCCCTAGAGCAGAGTTTTCATGAAATTCTACGCCGTCACGAAACCCTGCGAACTAATTTTAAGACCATCGAAGGGCAACCTGTAGCATTTATTTCATCGGTAACATCGCAGCTATTAACAGTCATTGATCTGGCGGAATTGCCTGCTAATCAACGAGAAACCAAAGTCAAACAACTAGCACTTGCAGAGGCGCAACAGCCCTTTAACCTGGAGACTGATACTCTGTTGCGAGTGAAATTACTGCGGCTTGGTGAACAGGAATATGTGATCCTGTTGACCATGCACCACATCGTTTCTGACGGTTGGTCAACAAGCGTACTAGTGCATGAATTAGCAACACTTTATAAAGCTTTTTCTAATGGGCAACCTTCACCGTTACCTGAATTACCAATTCAGTACATAGACTTTGCCGCTTGGCAGAAGCAGTGGCTCACAGGAGAAGTACTCGAATCCCAGCTTGCTTACTGGCGTCAGCAGTTAGATGGTGCGCCAGCTGTTCTAGAGTTACCTACTGATCACCCACGACCTGCTGTTCAGTCTTTCCGAGGTGCTACCTATTCTTTCCGGCTATCTCCAGAGCAAACTGTTGCATTGAAAAATTTGAGTCAGCAAGAAGGAAGTACATTATTCATGACCTTGCTGGCAGCTTTCAAGACGCTGCTGTATCGCTACACCGG
Above is a genomic segment from Fischerella sp. JS2 containing:
- a CDS encoding amino acid adenylation domain-containing protein; the protein is MQLPQSLEECDMGMKNIADFYPLSPMQQGILFHCLADPKSGVYFDQFSCTIEGNLKIAAFNRAWQQVVNRHPILRTCFLWEGLKEPVQVVHRQVTLPFVHHDWRHVSSVAQQGQIEAFLSSDRCQGFNLTIAPLMRLVLIQHTDHSYHFIWSSHHLLLDGWSVPLIFQEVLAFYKTFSQGQTLSLPSPRPYRDYIVWLQQQNLFEAETFWRQTLKGFTAPTKIWENQNNQQTSTGNHKEQQLRLPASTTAALQSLAQQHQLTLNTLVQGAWALLLNRYSGEVDVLFGVTVSGRPAALPKAESMVGLFINTLPFRVKVDPEAFLLPWLKQVQVQQVETRQYEYSPLVEIQGWSEINRGLPLFESILVFENYPVDISLSEPGLDLAIKNFRSIEQTNYPLTLSVIPGRELLLTIAYNEGERFAAATIERMLGHLATLLNAMIANPQQRLKEVSLLTAAEKHQLLVELNNTKSDYPQDLCIHQLFEAQVERTPDAVAVVFADQQLTYRELNCRANQLAHELQKLGVGPEVLVGVCVERSLLMVIAILAILKAGGAYIPLDPSYPPQRLALMLEDAQPLVLLTQAQLVAELPPHTAKVILIDTNYFSNIPVKSQQTQNNPISGTKPENLAYVIYTSGSTGRAKGVAIQHSSLVNAYFAWEETYHLRTDVTCHLQMASFSFDVFSGDLIRAVCSGGKLVLCPRDLLLSPQDLYNLMIEEKVDCAEFVPAVLRNLMQYLEESQQQLDFMRLLICGSDVWYTKEYQKFQNFCGSHTRLINSFGLTEATIDSSWFETTTQELVNDQLVSIGHPFANTELYIFDSNLQPVPIGVPGELYIGGASLARGYLHRPDLNCEKFIPHPYSNESGVRLYKTGDLARYLPSGDIEYIGRIDHQVKIRGFRIELGEIEAVISQHPAISASVVTVREDDTANKTLVAYITLHPDQTLTIAELRRFLEAKLPNYMLPTAFVILEALPLTPNGKIDRRALPTPDPTQLISESNIVAPSTPVEEMLAGIWAEVLGIKKVSIHDNFFELGGHSLLATRVISQLRQVFKVELPLRCLFNQPTVAGLAKEIEKATKADLGLEIPPIKPISRTADLPLSFAQQRLWFLAQLEPDSPFYNIIDAVHLQGQLNLAALEQSFHEILRRHETLRTNFKTIEGQPVAFISSVTSQLLTVIDLAELPANQRETKVKQLALAEAQQPFNLETDTLLRVKLLRLGEQEYVILLTMHHIVSDGWSTSVLVHELATLYKAFSNGQPSPLPELPIQYIDFAAWQKQWLTGEVLESQLAYWRQQLDGAPAVLELPTDHPRPAVQSFRGATYSFRLSPEQTVALKNLSQQEGSTLFMTLLAAFKTLLYRYTGNNDIVIGSPIANRNHREIEGLIGFFVNTLVLRTDFSGNPSFRELLRRLREVALGAYAHQDVPFEKLVEKLQPQRNLSHTPLFQVMFVLQNAHSLEIELPGLTLSTLESDSGTAKFDLTLYMAETASGMIGSVEYNTDLFEPQTIQRLAEYYQRLLSGIVANPEQRLEDLPLLSEAEQQQLLVEWNDTEAEYPQQCIHQLFAAQVERTPDAVAVVFQDEQLTYTQLNQRANQLAHYLQKLGVKPEVLVGICLPRSVEMLVGLLAILKAGGAYVPIDPAYPQQRLALMLEDAQVSLLLTQQHLLEKLPAHQARVVCLDSDRSSIAQESQDNPVNSSSANSLAYVIYTSGSTGKPKGVLGLHQGAVNRFAWMWQNYPFKSGEVCCQKTSLNFVDSIWEIFGPLLQGVRIVIIPDSVVKAPQQFIETLASNKITRLVVVPSLLRVLLDTHTHLQQRLPQLQLWVTSGEALSHNLLQKFRQTLPESTLLNLYGSSEVSADVTCYSISPQDAVPARIVIGRPIANTQVYVLDRNLKPVPIGVPGEVYIGGVGLARGYFNRPEMTVERFIPNIFSASHKMGMENEPPYTRSGFPKGRRQESQEFSLGFPEVGTRLYKTGDLARYLADGNLEFLGRIDNQVKIRGFRIEVGEIEAALVQHSGVEDAVVVAREDRPNHKQLVAYVVAQKEQTIMVSELHHFLKEKLPDYMLPSAFVILEAIPLLPNGKVDRHSLPAPDQTRPELAATYQPPQTEVEKIIADIWQEALHVNEVGIHDNFFELGGHSLLLLQIHNQLQKRFQQSLSILELFRYPTISSLAKYLSQEQNEQVSLPETGDPSEQLEKGKARIKQFLTISKRNQ